A genome region from Gigantopelta aegis isolate Gae_Host chromosome 3, Gae_host_genome, whole genome shotgun sequence includes the following:
- the LOC121369099 gene encoding protein SHQ1 homolog, which produces MLTKLLAPKGSTSAKLPTIQILETGSNGVGEVVVDADDDVDWYIDQKPVKDDVLSPTAPKYGFGNLRSGVFTTLQAEFCELIDLKNPDSVPVEDRSLQRRKDEDEKFDDDYYLADLYQNDVIPGILQYKAPWQEPWERLKQGKQKEDVVKFTESEKEKMKNLPNKEYLIEKGDLQPVYLGLVDIVFAYAYNHRVTEGENNVESGWTICKLCATLSWLEVFCSVKDVIVTCFRRSLSYPLFRNWELANKVLEDTACIFSLGRRQLLKCLLEIQTILMDTDQRYILNDLYITDYCVWIQAASEKKLESLARALEEIKIEKRELGFSLDELETAAQIAIEEDQIQHLATTVTSLSIGSGVNEIQKLTSTVSNLVIGSGDNVRDSDDDSSDTQSVDDDSEESTGADDEFSESDEKSAELDDKHSKPDNKAAEFSDEQSKHDDDKNKEIGSFISENDDKTTQLDSEPSKTDNNNKIKEIDSSVSENDDKTTELDSECLKTDKSRDIEGEFSKSVCKRTPIDGKHSDMGNKNQEQDGKGLEADDQLAETGDNKTDGIKEMNKDETAVNIHDDEDNKTEKCFCEPTTVHTSLSTDADLNSGEQRAATAPEDPRLENG; this is translated from the exons AAACTGGTTCGAATGGCGTTGGTGAAGTCGTGgttgatgctgatgatgatgttgactgGTATATAGATCAGAAACCTGTCAAAGATGACGTCCTTTCTCCGACTGCGCCCAAGTACGGTTTCGGTAATCTCAGGTCAGGAGTCTTTACCACACTGCAG GCTGAGTTTTGCGAGCTGATCGATTTGAAGAATCCCGATTCTGTACCTGTCGAAGACCGATCACTTCAGCGCAGAAAAGATGAAGATGAAAAATTCGACGACGACTACTATTT AGCCGACTTgtatcaaaatgacgtcattcctggCATCTTGCAGTACAAAGCGCCATGGCAAGAACCATGGGAAAGACTAAAACAAGGGAAACAAAAAGAAGATGTCG tgAAATTTACAGAATCTGAAAAGGAGAAAATGAAGAATCTCCCCAACAAAGAAT ATCTGATTGAGAAAGGTGATCTGCAGCCGGTTTACCTTGGTCTGGTAGACATTGTGTTTGCTTACGCCTACAACCACAGAGTAACAGAGGGAGAAAATAAT GTGGAATCGGGCTGGACAATTTGCAAACTCTGTGCAACACTGTCTTGGCTTGAG GTCTTCTGTTCAGTTAAAGATGTTATTGTCACATGTTTTCGGAGAAGTCTCAGCTATCCTCTTTTTCGTAACTGGGAGCTCGCTAACAAAGTTTTGGAGGACACTGCTTGCATATTCTCTCTGG GAAGACGTCAACTGCTGAAGTGTTTGCTGGAGATCCAGACCATTTTGATGGACACCGATCAGCGCTACATTCTAAACGACCTCTACATCACAGACTACTGCGTCTGGATTCAGGCTGCTAG tgaAAAGAAATTGGAATCATTAGCAAGGGCATTAGAAGAGATTAAAATAGAAAAGAGAGAGTTAGGATTTTCTCTTGATGAACTTGAAACTGCTGCCCAAATAGCTATTGAAGAGGATCAAATTCAGCATTTAGCAACCACTGTAACAAGTCTTTCTATTGGTTCTGGCGTTAATGAGATTCAGAAATTAACATCCACTGTATCAAATCTTGTGATTGGTTCTGGTGATAATGTGAGAGACAGTGATGATGATAGCTCAGACACACAAAGTGTTGATGATGACAGTGAGGAAAGCACTGGGGCCGATGATGAATTTTCAGAAAGTGATGAAAAAAGTGCAGAGTTGGATGATAAACATTCAAAACCTGATAATAAAGCTGCAGAGTTCAGTGATGAACAATCAAaacatgatgatgataaaaacaAAGAGATTGGTAGTTTCATTTCAGAAAATGATGATAAAACTACACAGTTGGATAGTGAACCTTCAaaaactgataataataataaaatcaaagaGATTGATAGTTCAGTTTCAGAAAATGATGATAAAACTACTGAGTTGGATAGCGAGTGTTTGAAAACTGATAAAAGCAGAGATATTGAAGGTGAATTTTCAAAGAGTGTTTGTAAAAGAACACCGATCGATGGCAAACATTCAGACATGGGTAATAAGAATCAAGAGCAAGATGGTAAAGGCTTAGAAGCTGATGATCAGTTAGCAGAAACAGGTGACAATAAAACAGATGGAATTAAAGAAATGAATAAGGATGAAACTGCTGTGAACATTCATGATGATGAAGACAACAAAACTGAAAAGTGCTTTTGTGAACCGACAACTGTGCATACAAGTTTGTCTACTGACGCCGATTTGAACAGCGGTGAACAGCGTGCAGCAACAGCACCTGAAGATCCGAGACTTGAAAATGGTTGA